In one window of Streptomyces sp. FXJ1.172 DNA:
- a CDS encoding DNA polymerase IV, producing MRHAPTILHLDMDAFYASVEQASKPSLRGKAVVVGGLGPRGVVATASYEARVFGVHSAMPVGQARRLAPNAAYLVPRFGLYRAVSEQVMALLRELSPLVEPLSLDEAFVDLEAGGTAWDEESARLAGIKLRADIRAVTGLTGSVGLAASKMLAKIASEQAKPDGLVIIEPGSERALLGPMPVRTLPGVGPATGDHLRRAGITTVEELAEAGEDELVRLLGKAHGHALYAMALAQDERPVVAEREAKSVSVEDTYDVDIHDRLRIALEVQRLADRCVGRLRGAGLSGRTIVLKVRRYDFSTLTRSETLRGPTDDPAVVREAAARLLDSVDTTGGVRLLGVGVSGLADYTQEDLFAQAMPSRAAQAPEEPVAEAAPERPEPVERHWRAGQDVRHAEYGPGWVQGSGLGRVTVRFETPQSPPGRVRTFSVDDPALEPAEPLPLVLAETRVPLEAQDSSDPASLPKSWSGTDGGAAVSRP from the coding sequence CCAAGCCGAGCCTTCGCGGCAAGGCGGTCGTCGTGGGCGGGCTCGGACCGCGCGGGGTGGTGGCCACCGCGTCGTACGAGGCGCGGGTCTTCGGGGTGCATTCGGCGATGCCCGTGGGCCAGGCCCGCCGGCTGGCACCCAACGCCGCGTACCTGGTGCCGCGCTTCGGGCTGTACCGGGCGGTCAGCGAGCAGGTGATGGCCCTGCTGCGGGAGCTGTCGCCGCTGGTGGAGCCGCTCAGCCTGGACGAGGCGTTCGTGGACCTGGAGGCCGGCGGGACGGCCTGGGACGAGGAGTCGGCGCGGCTCGCCGGGATCAAGCTGCGTGCGGACATCCGGGCGGTCACGGGGCTCACCGGGTCGGTGGGGCTCGCCGCCTCCAAGATGCTCGCGAAGATCGCCTCCGAGCAGGCCAAGCCCGACGGCCTGGTCATCATCGAGCCGGGCTCCGAGCGGGCGCTGCTGGGGCCGATGCCGGTGCGGACCCTGCCCGGGGTCGGCCCGGCCACCGGCGACCATCTGCGCAGGGCCGGGATCACCACGGTCGAGGAACTGGCCGAGGCGGGTGAGGACGAGCTGGTACGGCTGCTCGGCAAGGCGCACGGGCACGCGCTGTACGCCATGGCGCTGGCCCAGGACGAGCGGCCGGTGGTGGCCGAGCGCGAGGCGAAGTCGGTGTCGGTCGAGGACACCTACGACGTGGACATCCACGACCGGCTGCGCATCGCACTGGAGGTGCAGCGACTCGCCGACCGGTGCGTGGGGCGGCTGCGCGGGGCGGGGCTGTCCGGGCGGACCATCGTGCTGAAGGTGCGGCGGTACGACTTCTCGACCCTGACCCGCTCCGAGACGCTCAGAGGGCCCACGGACGATCCTGCGGTGGTCCGTGAGGCGGCCGCGCGGCTGCTGGACTCCGTGGACACCACGGGTGGGGTGCGGCTGCTCGGTGTGGGCGTCTCCGGGCTCGCCGACTACACGCAGGAGGACCTGTTCGCGCAGGCCATGCCCTCGCGGGCGGCACAGGCGCCGGAGGAGCCCGTGGCCGAGGCCGCCCCGGAGCGGCCGGAGCCCGTCGAACGGCACTGGCGCGCGGGACAGGACGTACGGCACGCCGAGTACGGCCCCGGCTGGGTGCAGGGGAGCGGGCTGGGGCGGGTCACGGTGCGGTTCGAGACGCCGCAGTCCCCTCCGGGGCGGGTGCGGACGTTCTCTGTCGACGATCCCGCGCTGGAGCCGGCCGAGCCGTTGCCGTTGGTCCTGGCGGAAACCCGGGTTCCGCTCGAGGCTCAGGACTCCTCCGACCCCGCCAGCTTGCCGAAGTCGTGGTCCGGGACCGACGGTGGTGCGGCCGTGTCGAGGC